Sequence from the Pyrobaculum neutrophilum V24Sta genome:
TGGTGGCCACATCTGACGTCTTACTGCGGAGGAAGCCGTCGAAGGCGGTCTTTAGGTACGTTCTCGGCAGACTAGGCGTCGAGCCCCACGAGGCGGTGTACGTCGGAGACGGCGAAGAGGATCTCGGGGCGATGGGCCTAGGCCTTTTCACAATCATGGTGGGGTCGAGGGGAGGCCATCTGGATTTTCCAACTCTGTGTGAGGCGTGGAGCTGGGTACGGGCCAACCTTGCAAAAAGCTAATATATGGATTATGTGGACTGAGGCGTGATCACGTGTCCGCGCTGTGGACTGCGCGAGTGGGAGGCGTTGCCGGCTCCCTACACCTACCGCCACAAGGGGCCGGAGAACACGGTCATGATTGCGAGGTGTAAGAACTGCGGGCTGGTCTTCTACATCTTTAGAACCCCCCTGGAGACCTTCACGCTGGAGATGGAGAAGGCCGAGCGGAAACACGGCGCGATTCCCCATATAGACCTTGAGAAGTAGCGGTGGCGCTCTGCGACCGTTGCGGCAAGAGGCAGGCGCAGTACTTCCGGGCCGCCAGCGGGGAGAAGCTCTGCCTCCGTTGCCTATTTGGCTCCATCGAGAGGAAGGTGCTAGACACGATCAGGAGACATAGGTTGATAGAGCCGGGAGACTACGTCGCGGTTGCGGTGTCGGGGGGTAAAGACAGCTTGGTCCTCCTCTATATGCTGGGCAGGTTCCTGCAACGCGGTTTGTTAAAAGACGTAAAGATGGAGGCCTTCACCATCAACGAGGGGCATCCCTACAGTTGCTTCTACAGGATGGCTAAACGCGACTACGTGAGAGAGCTCGCAGGCAAACTCGGCATAGAGTACAACGTCTACAGCTTCAAGGACATCTTCGGAGTGACGGCGATGGAGCTCGCCGAAAACCTCTCGAAGAGGGGGCACGAGGTACATATGTGCACCATAGACGGCGTTTTACGACGCCGTGTTATGAACATCATAGGGAGCAGAAGGGGGTGGACGAAGATAGCTACGGCGCATAACCTTGACGACGAGGCGCAGACGGTGCTTATGAACGTCCTAATGGGGAACCTCTCGCGCTTCCGCTGGTACGGCCGCCACGAGGACGCGGAGGAGAAAGACCTCATCCCCCGCATAAAGCCCCTTAAATACGTCAGAGAGGAGGAGGTGGCGATATACGCCTACTACCACGGGATACCGCTTATGGAGCTGGAGTGTCCATACGTGGTAGCGAACCCGAGGTACAACCTGAAGTTCCTCCTCGCAGACATGGAGAGGGAAATGCCGTCGGTTAAGTACAACCTCGTCTCCTTCGGGGAAAAACTCTCCAACGCCTTGAGGGAACCCCAGGGAGCCAAGTCCCTGAGGCGGTGTAAGTACTGCGGCGCCGTCTCTCCCAGGGATATATGCAGGGTGTGCGAGCTTTTTGAAAAAGCCGGCCTCCTAGACCCCTACCTCGCCAAGACCGGGGCTAGGCCTCCAACCTGAGGCAGACGCCCCCGTCATCTACGATTCTTGCCTGGAGGCCCAGCTCCCTGAGGAAGGTCTCGAGGTACCTCCTGGCAAGCGGCTGCGCCAGGTTGCACAGCCTTGCGGTGAGCTTGCCGTTGGCTACCGCTGTGCTTTCTACCGAGGCGAACCCTCTAAGCTGTACCAAATAGAGGGCCTCCTCCAGCACAACCGCGTTGATAGATGCCACAAGCTCCTTCACCGCCTTGGCGTCTCTCTTCGCCATCTCTTCGGCGAGTCTCTGGGGGTCCTGGAGAAAAGCCGCAAGTTCTTTCTCCACCGCTATCGCGGGCTTGCCGTTTATCACGTGAATTATCCACCTCGGGACAAAGATCTGAGCTGCCGATATCCTGTGCCTCACCTTTTTCACGAAGGCAAACATCTGGAGTTGCTTCACGATCTCCTGGAGTTGCTCCTCCGAGACCACGGTGAGATCCGTGATAAAGTGGAGGTGCCTACGCGGCCCGTCTATAGCTATGTTTACAATATTCACATCGTGTTCGGCGAAGATGTTAGAGAGCGTTGCCAAGATGCCCGGCTGGTCGAAGTTGAGCTCGACCAGGAACTCCCCCAGCCTCCCGCCGGACCCATCAGCTATGAGGTAGATCTCACGGTTAAGCATTGGGACGCAACTTATACGATATTTAAATTTTTGTTGCGCCTCAGAACTTAAAAACCCTTCTAACTACATCACCGTGTCGCATAAGCTTCCTACGAGGTGGGACATCAGGTGGGAGGAGGAACTCATAAAGACTTGGGAGAGGGAGGGCAGGTTCAAGACCCGGATTTCGGGGGCCGGCCAAGTCTTCGTCATAGATACTCCGCCTCCCTACCTCTCCAGCAATAGGCCTCACATAGGCCAGACGGCGTCTTACGCCCACTTCGACATGATAGCGAGGTTTCTCAGGATGCGCGGCGTCGACGTTGTCTTCCCGTTCTACCTAGACCGGAACGGGCTCCCGATAGAGGTGCAGGTGGAGAAGAAGTACAACATAGTAGCCCACGAGGTGCCGCGGGAGAAGTTCCTGCAGCTGTGTAAAGAGGAGCTGGACAAATACGAGGGAGAATTCGTCGCAACTCTCAGGAGGTGGGGCCTCTCCTTCGACTACTGGCCTCAGGGCACGGACAGCCCGGAGTATAGGCGGATGACCCAGAAGACCTTCGTCGAGCTCTGGCGCAAAGGCCTAATATACGAGGCTGAGAGGCCCACGCCCTGGTGCCCCCGTTGCCGCACGGCGCTCGCGGAGCCCGAGATTGAGTACAAGGAGGAGGAGACCAGCCTCAACTACATAAAGTTCAAAGTCCAGGAGACAGGCGAAGACATAATCATAGCAACGACGAGGCCTGAGCTTCTGCCAGCCACAGTTGCCGTCATATTCCATCCGGAGGACGAGCGGTACAAAAAGCTGGAGGGGAAACACGCCGTCGTGCCGCCCGAGGGCCAGGTGGTGCCCATACTCCCACACAGAGCTGCCAACCCGAAGTTCGGCACAGGTCTCGTGATGATATCCACCTTCGGAGACACGAGAGACCTCATGATCGTTAACGAGCTGAAGCTACCGACTAGGATCATAATAGACGAGGCGGGGCGTATCAAGACCGGCAGATACGCCGGCCTCACGGTTAGGGAGGCCAGGGCTAAGGTCATCGAAGACCTCAAGGCGGAGGGCCTCCTGGTGAAGCAGGAGAGGCTGACCCACAACGTGCCGGTCTGCTGGCGTTGCAAAACCCCCCTGGAGATAATCGTCACTAGGGAGCTCTTCGTTAAACAGGTGGAGTTTAAGGACAGGCTTGTGGAGTTGGCGCACAAGATGGAGTTCTACCCGCCCGAATACCGCCAGGTACTCATAGACTGGATTAGGTCTCTGGAGTTGGACTGGCCTGTGTCCAGGCGCCGCTACTACGCCACAGAGGTCCCCATATGGTGGTGCGTTAAGCCAAACGGCGACCGCGTCCCGCTTGTGCCAAAGGGAGGCGAGTACTACGTGCCGTGGAGAGATGAGCCGCCTCCCGAGGTCAAGGAGGCGTGCAGAGACGGGAGGCTAGAGGGCGACACGAGGGTGTTGGACACTTGGTTCGACTCGTCCATCTCCTGGATGTACGCCTCGGGGGCGACCAAGGACTTCAACGTCTTCCCGAGGGCGTACCCCCACTCCATATTGAGACCCCAGGGCTACGACATAATTAGAACGTGGCTGTACTACGCCCTTCTTAGGGCCTACCTGCTGTTTGGAGATGTGCCCTTCCGACACGTGAGGATTAACGGCATGGGGCTAGACGAGAAGGGCGAGGCGATGCATAAGTCGAAGGGCAACGTCATAGACTTGTTGTTGCCCGTTGAGAAATACGGCGCCGACCCCGTGAGGTTCTGGGCCGCCGCGGCGGGGAGGCTGGGAAGCGACTACCGCTACAACGAGAACATGATTAGGGAGGGGAAGGAGTTTGTGACCAAGGTCTGGAACATATCGCGGTTCGTCCTCTCCTTCCCAGAGCCTCAGTCCAAGCCGGCGTTGACGCCAGTGGACAAGGCGGTGTTGGCCCGGCTGTACGGAGTTGCCAAAAGGGCGATCTCCGCGTACAGCGAATTCGACGTTTACGAGCCGGCCCACGCCCTCTACAACTTCATATGGCACGAGTTCGCCGACCACTACATAGAGCTGGTGAAGTCACGTGCCTACAACCGCGACGGCTCTTACACAAGGGATGAGCAAGACGCCGCGGTGTGGACCCTATACACGGTGCTGAAGTACAGTCTGAAGCTGTTGGCGCCAATCATGCCGTTTGTCACAGACAAGATCTGGCGTGAGGCCTTCGGGAGATCTATACACGACGAGAGGCTGGAGGACCCGCCGGAGGAGTGGAAAGAGGGCGACGAAAAGTTGTTTGAGCTCATCAAGAAGATAGATAGCGCGGTGTGGCGTTATAAAAACAGGAGGGGCATGAGCCTCGCGGATCCGCTCGACTCGGTGCTCTACGTGCCAGACGCCGCGCTACAGGCCGCCAAGGATCTGAAACACATGCACAAGGTGAGGGAGGTGAGGGCGGGCCGCGGGGTTGAGCAGATCGACGACGAGGGCCTCGTCTGGCTAGGCTAGAGCACCCGCCTTGGGGATCTCCCTCACCGCGGGCGCCCCCGATCTGTTAAGCACCGCCTCTAGAACCCTGATCGCGTTTCTCCGCGACAGCATCTTGTTGTTGTTCCCGCAGTATGGCGAATAGACGCACTTGGGGCACCCGTCTAGGCAGTCGCAACCCTTGACAATCTTAAGCGCGACCTCCGCGACACGCCTGAAGTTCTTCAGCAGGAGACGGGTGGTTCCGTTGCCTCCCACGTGTGAGTCGTATATCACAATCACGCCGTCGGGGTAGCTGATGCCGCCTAGGTCGGTCTTTGAAGCGCCCACCGCGATCTCCGTGGCCGAGATCAACACGTGTTCTGTGGCGTGGTAGCCCTTCGCCCTCGCCTCCCAGTCTATCGTGTCGTCTGAGCTGAAGCGCACGTGGGGCATGTAGAAGACGGCGCCCTTGGTCTCGAACTCGTAAGAGAGAGGCTCTATGTTGTACTCGCCCAA
This genomic interval carries:
- a CDS encoding TIGR00269 family protein, which gives rise to MALCDRCGKRQAQYFRAASGEKLCLRCLFGSIERKVLDTIRRHRLIEPGDYVAVAVSGGKDSLVLLYMLGRFLQRGLLKDVKMEAFTINEGHPYSCFYRMAKRDYVRELAGKLGIEYNVYSFKDIFGVTAMELAENLSKRGHEVHMCTIDGVLRRRVMNIIGSRRGWTKIATAHNLDDEAQTVLMNVLMGNLSRFRWYGRHEDAEEKDLIPRIKPLKYVREEEVAIYAYYHGIPLMELECPYVVANPRYNLKFLLADMEREMPSVKYNLVSFGEKLSNALREPQGAKSLRRCKYCGAVSPRDICRVCELFEKAGLLDPYLAKTGARPPT
- a CDS encoding ACT domain-containing protein — its product is MLNREIYLIADGSGGRLGEFLVELNFDQPGILATLSNIFAEHDVNIVNIAIDGPRRHLHFITDLTVVSEEQLQEIVKQLQMFAFVKKVRHRISAAQIFVPRWIIHVINGKPAIAVEKELAAFLQDPQRLAEEMAKRDAKAVKELVASINAVVLEEALYLVQLRGFASVESTAVANGKLTARLCNLAQPLARRYLETFLRELGLQARIVDDGGVCLRLEA
- a CDS encoding valine--tRNA ligase, which codes for MSHKLPTRWDIRWEEELIKTWEREGRFKTRISGAGQVFVIDTPPPYLSSNRPHIGQTASYAHFDMIARFLRMRGVDVVFPFYLDRNGLPIEVQVEKKYNIVAHEVPREKFLQLCKEELDKYEGEFVATLRRWGLSFDYWPQGTDSPEYRRMTQKTFVELWRKGLIYEAERPTPWCPRCRTALAEPEIEYKEEETSLNYIKFKVQETGEDIIIATTRPELLPATVAVIFHPEDERYKKLEGKHAVVPPEGQVVPILPHRAANPKFGTGLVMISTFGDTRDLMIVNELKLPTRIIIDEAGRIKTGRYAGLTVREARAKVIEDLKAEGLLVKQERLTHNVPVCWRCKTPLEIIVTRELFVKQVEFKDRLVELAHKMEFYPPEYRQVLIDWIRSLELDWPVSRRRYYATEVPIWWCVKPNGDRVPLVPKGGEYYVPWRDEPPPEVKEACRDGRLEGDTRVLDTWFDSSISWMYASGATKDFNVFPRAYPHSILRPQGYDIIRTWLYYALLRAYLLFGDVPFRHVRINGMGLDEKGEAMHKSKGNVIDLLLPVEKYGADPVRFWAAAAGRLGSDYRYNENMIREGKEFVTKVWNISRFVLSFPEPQSKPALTPVDKAVLARLYGVAKRAISAYSEFDVYEPAHALYNFIWHEFADHYIELVKSRAYNRDGSYTRDEQDAAVWTLYTVLKYSLKLLAPIMPFVTDKIWREAFGRSIHDERLEDPPEEWKEGDEKLFELIKKIDSAVWRYKNRRGMSLADPLDSVLYVPDAALQAAKDLKHMHKVREVRAGRGVEQIDDEGLVWLG